One window from the genome of Manis pentadactyla isolate mManPen7 chromosome 15, mManPen7.hap1, whole genome shotgun sequence encodes:
- the LOC118912535 gene encoding LOW QUALITY PROTEIN: zinc finger protein 345-like (The sequence of the model RefSeq protein was modified relative to this genomic sequence to represent the inferred CDS: inserted 2 bases in 1 codon) — MERLIKNSIECSSFRGDWECKSQFERKQESQEGHFSQMIFTSEDMPTFNTQHQRIHTDEKLLECKECGKDFSFVSVLIRHQRIHTGEKPYECKECGKAFGSGANLAYHQRIHTGEKPYECNECGKAFGSGSNLTHHQRIHTGEKPYECKDCGKAFSFGSGLIRHQIIHSGEKPYECKECGKSFSFESALTRHHRIHTGEKPYECKDCGKAFGSGSNLTQHRRIHTGEKPYECKACGMSFSSGSALTRHQRIHTGEKPYICNECGKAFSFGSALTRHQRIHTGEKPYVCKECGKAFNSGSDLTQHQRIHTGEKPYECEECEKAFRSGSKLIQHQRMHTGEKPYECKECGKGFSSGSDLTQHQRIHTGEKPYECKECGKAFGSGSKLIQHQLIHTGEKPYECKECGKPFSSVSALNRHQRIHTGGKPYECKKCRETFGTGSSLTQHQRIHTGEKXYECKECGKAFGRGSEIRQHKKSYTDEKLCELETVSWNYVVKKGQMAYNKIHTSENTYKCH; from the exons ATGGAAAGACTTATAAAAAACAGCATTGAGTGTTCAAGTTTCAGAGGTGATTGGGAATGTAAAAGCCAgtttgagagaaaacaggaatctCAGGAAGGACATTTCAGTCAAATGATATTTACTTCTGAAGACATGCCCACTTTCAATACCcagcatcagagaattcatactgaTGAGAAACTCcttgaatgtaaggaatgtgggaaggaTTTTAGTTTTGTATCGGTCCTTATTCGACATCAACGAATTCATACTGGTgagaaaccttatgaatgtaaagaatgtgGCAAGGCCTTTGGTAGTGGTGCAAACCTTGCTTACCATCAAAGAATTCATACCGGTgagaaaccttatgaatgtaatgaatgtgggaaggcctttgGTAGTGGCTCAAACCTTACTCaccatcagagaattcataccgGTGAGAAACCTTACGAATGTAAGGATTGTGGGAAAGCGTTTAGTTTTGGATCAGGCCTTATACGACATCAGATAATTCATAGTGGTGAAAAGCcttatgaatgtaaggaatgtggaaagTCCTTTAGTTTTGAATCAGCCCTTACTCGGCACCACAGAATTCACACAGGTgagaaaccttatgaatgtaaGGATTGTGGGAAAGCCTTTGGCAGTGGTTCAAACCTTACTCAACATAGGAGGATTCACACTGGTgagaaaccttatgaatgtaaAGCATGTGGAATGTCCTTTAGTAGTGGGTCAGCCCTTACTcgacatcagagaattcatactggtgaGAAACCATATATATGTAATGAATGTGGGAAGGCTTTTAGTTTTGGATCAGCCCTTACTCGACATCAAAGAATTCATACTGGTGAGAAGCCTTATGtatgtaaggaatgtgggaaggcTTTTAATAGTGGCTCAGATCTCACTcaacatcagagaattcacactGGTGAGAAACCTTATGAATGTGAAGAATGTGAGAAAGCCTTTAGAAGTGGTTCAAAACTTATTCAGCATCAAAGAATGCATACTGGTGAGAAACCCTATGagtgtaaggaatgtgggaagggCTTTAGTAGTGGTTCAGATCTTACTCAACATCAGAGAATACATACTggtgagaaaccctatgaatgtaaggaatgtgggaaggcctttgGTAGTGGCTCAAAACTTATTCAGCACCAACTGATTCACACTGGTgaaaaaccctatgaatgtaaagaatgtgGGAAGCCCTTTAGTAGTGTCTCAGCTCTTAATCGGCACCAGAGAATACACACTGGTGGGAAACCGTATGAATGTAAGAAATGTAGGGAGActtttggtactggctcaagccTTACtcaacatcagagaattcatactggtgagaa ctatgaatgtaaggaatgtgggaaggcTTTTGGAAGGGGTTCCGAAATTCGGCAACATAAGAAAAGTTATACCGATGAGAAGCTCTGTGAGTTGGAAACTGTAAGTTGGAATTACGTGGTTAAGAAAGGACAAATGGCATATAACAAAATACATACTAGTGAGAATACCTATAAATGTCATTAA